In the genome of Neovison vison isolate M4711 chromosome 4, ASM_NN_V1, whole genome shotgun sequence, the window TTCCTTTTTTCATGCACATATGGTAAAGCAGTTCTTTCTCTGAATCAAAGATCTGATCTTAAAAATGAGGTATTTTAGGTTAGGCTTTTTTTGCAGTTGAAGCTTCAGGGGATTCTAGGACTATCTGAAACACAGTGTCTTCTacctcatttgaaaaaaaaattataagctaTGACAAGATCCCATAGTCATTTGTATCTCTTTAGCCTTTAACCTTATAAGGTAAGGTTAAGTTATAGCAAAATAAGTTCTAGAATTGTTTGGGTTCCAGTTTTCAAAACTGTAAAATTAGAACTTGGTAAAATGTAATACGAAATAGAAAGTGAAACTCTCCCATCGGATGTTTTATCAGGACTGTGTCTCTTGTTTCTCTGTTCAGGAACCTGAAATAGTTTCCTCTTTCATGGGACACCAGGTGGAACTGCCCTGTGGCTTTCAAGCCTCCACCCTTGGTGACTTTAGGTTCTGAGCCTTGTGTCCCAACAGTTGGTCCCGGGGCCAGGACTGCCACCAGCCCCCATGTGCCCTGGTCCTGCCTTGGCTTTGTCTGCTTTGCTTCTGTCCTGGAACGCCACACCCTCCCCTGTCTAAAATCTCTGTCctcttgttttaaaattctgtgccTGTGAAAATGCCGTAACTCTCCCCCAACAGTAAGCTCTTCCTACTCCGCCTTCTAGTTACATAACCCTcgtcattttacacatgagggaACAGACATGAGGCTCCAGGTCCCATCAGAGCCTGCGGGGAACAGGGATCTGGTTCTCTGAGCCTGGTCCCAGGCTGTTCCCATAGGTCAGGACCTGGAGTCGGGGGAGGCTCAGCATGGTTGACTCGTCATAGCGTTATATGGATAATTACCCCCTGCCCGACTCAAGTCTGTGCTCACCTGGACTGAAGAACagccattttattttcagtttctcaaaACAGTGTGATCCTTTTGTTTGTActcaaggaaaacagaaatacaaaatccGTCTTCGGATGTCGTATTATAGCTTGTACATTTTTCTAGGAAAAGAACCGATTTAAGTAATGTGTTAATGATTGGCGCATTGAGATCCTTTCCTTGTGAGCCAGCATGCTCTAACACTGTGTTGTTTTCCCAGCTGTCGTGGGCTTGCTGTACCCCTGCATCGACAGTCGCCTCGGTGAGCCGCACAAGTTCAAGCGGGAGTGGGCCAGCGTGATGCGCTGCGTGGCCGTCTTCGTTGGCATCAACCATGCCAGCGCCGTATCCTTCGCAGATGTGCTCAGTCCGGAGCATTTCCTTAGCTTGTATGTTGAAGTGTTCTGTGCCTTTTAATCAGTATGTATTGTTTCCTAGGTCAGTTGAATGGCCTTCTGCCAGATCTTCAAAGACCTTGGCTTGGGGTCTACTTGGCAAGAGTTTTCAAAGTGATTCAGGAAACTTAAAGTCATCCCAGAAGTGGAGGGGACTTTCTCTTTTGTGCGATAGTCTTCTGGCCCCTTGGAGTGAGTTTTGGTGAATTCCCTTTCACCTTCCCATCTTCCCATCTCTTCTGCTGTGAGGACTTGGTTGCTCTGGCCCGGGGGGCAGCAGCTGGGGGTCCCTGTTCGTGGGCCGCTGCTTCTAGAGGTTGAAGAGAgatgtctctgcttctctgcccctccctggctgTGCCCATGAAGTCTCAGGGCCAGCAAAGGTGGTGTCCTCTGCAGGGGGTTCTTAACCAAAGGTCCCTAAACTTCCCGAGCCCTCGGGTGGAAGGTGTTGCACAGACTACATCCACGCTGTACGTCAGTGCGTTTGTTAGGAAAACAGGCCGTAGTTTCCCAGGTCTCAAAAGACTTGGGGTTTCTTTAACACAACTAGATTCTATTTCAAAATCTTAGGGGAAGGTCTTTTTAGAGTTACTATGTCCTACTCTACCCGTATCTTAATGGGAAGAGCGTCAAGATGGGATATTATACCTTAGCTCCGACAACATTTGTGTTTTCACCTGCCAGTCGGTAGCGCTGTGATGAGAGGCAGGCGTGTGTCCACGGACTGTGGGAGTGCATACTGTCGAATGACCACGGATGAGGCACCCGAGGAGACATGGGGAGAGCAGTGTGTTTCCTCGGTTCAAGTCAATAGTCAAAACAAGAAATAGGACGGGGACTGCGGATGACCCAGCAACAAAATGTGCTGTTCCATGGTCAGATACCAGCAGCTGGAGCTTCTGGGGCGTTTCCTTGTAGATCGTGTCTCACCGAGTGACCCAGCGGAGTCCTCGAGGCTATGGCAGCCTTGTACCCAGCAGACCTTTTCTGCTGCAGTCTGGGCGGGTTCTTTGGATGGAGAATTATGGGCTGTGGAATAATGAAAGCACACATGTAGGCTCTGGGGCGTTTTGTTTGCTTGTCTGGTTGGTTTTTTCCTTGGCTTGTTTTGATcgtcttaaaaattattgaacttTTCTTTAACCTTGCATCACTAGAAGTTGGATTTTGCCAATAATGTCCAGCTCTCCCTGACATTAGCGGCCCTGTCTTTGGGCCTCTGGTGGACATTCGACCGTTCAAGAAGTGGCCTTGGTCTTGGGATCACCATCGCCTTCCTGGCCACGCTGATCACCCAGCTGCTGGTGTACAACGGTGTCTATCAGTAAGTCTGCGCCCCCAAGCAGTGACTGCGTCTGCCAGCCGTTCCTTCACTTTTGTTAGAAATACCCACAAAGCTGACATGTCCTGTTTTACTTACATAAACATGAGGTCAACTTAGGCACGAAAGTCTCAAAAGTGCTGCTGGTCGTGGATTGACGGCACAGTTTCCTCTGTTGTCTCTGCAGGTACACGTCCCCAGACTTTCTCTATATTCGCTCCTGGCTGCCGTGTATCTTCTTCTCGGGAGGCGTCACCGTGGGCAACATCGGGCGGCAGCTGGCCATGGTACGTCCTGACGCGGGCAGCTCCTGCACGGCGGGGCTTAGCCCCGTAGAAGCGCTTGACGAGAGTCGCTGTGACGTGCACTGCTTGGTGTCTAGTTGAGACCCAAGAACGATTATTGAGAAaagcagacttaaaaaaaaaaaaagagtaacaccACCAAGGCAGCTGTTTGCTAAACTGTAAAGATTCAGGGATCTGTAACACATGGGGAGCGAGAAGACAAGCGGAGTAGTAGGGCCACCCGTCACGGGACAGACGCGCGTGGTGACTTTTCTGCGCTCTCCGCTGCTCCGGGAGCCGGCAGAGCGCAGTGGCCGGAGTGGCTGATGGTGGGTCACGGGCCCCCCCGTCCTGCGGGGCAGCAGGTGCCAGGAGACCCTGCGCCAGGGTCCAGGCCTGGGGAGGCCGGCCCTGCCCTTCCCGGGACCCATGGGCCTGGCTCAGCAGCGCTGCAAACCCCGCCGTGGTGGGGGAGCCCAGTCCCCGGGGCGCGGAGCCATTTCCCGCGagctggaaggcagaggaagTCGGGGTCGCTTCGGTGGTTCTGGCCAGTAGTAAACACTCACGTCTAAACACTTTAGTGGACGTGGACATTTAACTTCTTCTCGAGTTGACTTGGACTCTAGGCCCTCAGTAAAGTGAACTGAAGAGAACTGTGGCCCTAGGAGGCCGCCGCCCTCACAGAGCAGCCCGGGGCTGTGTCAGAAAACTTCTCTCGGGCCCTCCGGCTGCTGACAGAGTTCGTGTGTGCCAGCTGATACTCGCTGGTGGGGGTCGAATTTGAAGGCTGCTTGGGCTGGTTCCCAGAAATAGAGCTGATTTCAGAAAGACAGAACGTGTAGCTTGTCCCATTGGTGCTGGAGTTCCTCGTGCCCCGTCGCCCCCCTCAGCCCTTAGAGTTCTGTGCAGCCAGTGCCTCGACGGGGGATTGATGAAAAAACGGTTTCTCGCAGCCCTGATGAGGGTCAGAGGACTTGGCTGACTTCTGTAGGCCTGTGCAGCCTCACAGGGCATGCCCCTGAGGCTGGCTTCCCGCCCCCAGCCAGCCCACTGACTGGTTTTCCGAGTAGAACCTGGCAGACCCATCTCCGCTGTCCGCCCGCCAGTGCTTGCTGCTGTGACGCTCCTGTTTCAATAACTTCAGTAGAGAGCTCCTAATACAGCTTTCGGGATAAAGCTGTCGTCAGCCAGGGTGACTTCATAAGATGAACATTTGTATGACATTCGCAGTCAGAGGTGGTGGCGTCGGGCTGCTGGGGGTGCTGCTCTGTGTTCTCAGAGAAGGTTCGACCCAGGCTCAGCCCGTACACGTGTCTTCCAGTTGAGACGGGCCTCCCACGGGCACGAGTTGTAAGCGTCTAGAAATGGTGGGAGGAGACGTCTTCTAAAAGTCATGCAGATTGTACCTTCGAAAATACCGCTTGAAGATTGTGTTCGTGAATGATCCTTGCTGTGCCCCGTAGGGTCATTATGGTAGAaagcttaaaattaaaaattgaaccgCTAAGTTGTAGAGATAAAACTAGCTAACTGCAGGGCTGTGATCCTCCTTACTGaagctcattctttctctttagtCTTTAGAAGCCAGGAACTTGCTTAAGGATGTTCTTATCGTGTCTTGAAATGCGGGGTGTGACCATCCCCTTCCCGCCCGGGTGGTGAGAATGAGCGAACTTGTAAGGCTCTGTGCCCACCCCGCCCCTGTTTCCATCCATGAGAGGGTGCGGGTCCTCCCCCGGTCCCAGCCGCAGGGACAGTTAGCAGAGTCGGAAGTGGAGGCTTCTTCCTCTGGGCCGGCCGCCAGCGGTGCTGTGGGCCGGGCCGGGAGCTGCTGGTGGCAGGTGGCCACTCCTGGTGGCTCCAGGCAAGGGCCATGGCAAGGTCCCCATTCTTTGGCTGGAGAGCCAGGACGGGTGAGCATGTGTGAAACGGTGTTCAGTTGTGCTCCTGGCTGTGTTGATGCTGAAGAGGGCTCTGCAGTGGAGCGCGGTTTCCGGCAGCTTCTGGCGCCATGGCTTCAGGGAGTTACGGATGCCTGTAGGCGGGAGCCAGCTTGAATTCCTGTTCCACAGCACGGGCCTTCGGACTTGGCGGGCAGCACTCGAGGAGACCAGCCTCCTGGGGAGGCGGCGGGGAGGTGGGATCTGGAACAGGTTAGAAGCTGCTGCTTCTGGAAGGTAGAACTGTGCATGGTTTTTAGTGTACGTTAGATTTTTCTAGTCTTCATTTAAAACGTTACAGCAAGGGGCTCTGTGcattagagcctctgccttcggctcaggtcatgatcccagggtcctgggatcgagtcccgcatcgggctctctgctcggcggggagcctgcttccccctcttctctgcctgcctctctgcctacttgggatctctttctctctatcaaataaattttttaaaaaatcttttaaaaagttatagcaAAAGCATTACTTTTAGGATCAGAAACCGAAGTGATGTGCGCAGGGACTCGTAGTCGGTGGAGGCTGTggatgggggagcagggaggctcGCTGGGCCCTCTCGGAGCCCGTGCACGCGGGGGCCCCGCGGATGGCTGCCCACCTCGCTGGGCCCTCTCGGAGCCCGTGCACGCGGGGGCCCCGCGGATGgctgcccacccctgcctccaCTTGCAGCCAAGACCCCAACTGAGCTTCTGAGCGCCGCTGCCTTCCCGGGCGCGACCCTGGCCTTAGAGCACCGTCCCCCCGCCGCGACCGCAGTGGGCAGCTGGTGCCCGCCTCTGACTGTCCCGGCTCCCACCCCCGCACCTGCGCACGCGAGTCTCAGGAGGGCAGCCCTCTCGCTCCATGACGGCACACCCAGTGCGGCACGGGCCGCCTGCTCCCCGAGAGAGTCCTCTGTGCCCTGCAGCGGCCAGCAGAGCGGGGGGCCTGCCGATAAGGTGGGGGTGTGGAAAATGACATTTGTCTCTGACTACGCCAGGACCCAAGAATGAAATACGCAGGCCTGATGAAggttccctgcctccctgctggtGTGGCCTAAGTGCTGCTGACCCCCAGGTGGCAGAGGGCCATGAGGGGCTGGAGAGCTGGACGGTCTGCAGGCGCCTGCAGCCCAGCCCTGGGGGTGCTGCGAGCAGGCCCTAAGGGCCCTGGGCGGCAGGGCTGGGGAGTGAGGCCCGGGCCCCGTCTTGGAGCAGCCCTGAGGTCGCCCACCGGACAGACTGGGAGAGCGTACCCTGTTGTGCAGGCATGTCACCTGGCAGGGTGGGGGCCTCCCGGCCAAGGGCAGCGAGGAGGtcgcagcggggggtggggggtgcctgtcTGCTGTGCGGGTGGCTCCCTTCCTGCCCCGTCCCCTCCAGCTGAGGAGCTTCTCCTTCGCACACACGCAGGGCTCACCTTCTCGCTCTCTTTCCGTGCAGGGGGTTCCCGAAAAGCCGCATAGCGACTGAGTCTTCAGACCCACCGGAGAAGAGCGCGATTTGGGAAGAAAGTCTGTGACATTGGATTGTGACaaagatttgtcttttttcctcagTGATCCATTTAGATGGGGCTGACTGTCCCCGTGACTCCCGGAAAAATAACTCCCCTGTCCTAGAGAAGCACGTGGAGAAGAGCTGCTTCTCTCGAAAGGGCACTTGCTTGATGCGCCCGTGCCCGAGTCCGCTCCGGAGACGCGCCCCCAGGCGGGCAAGGGAGTGCTGGCAGGCACGGCTTCCCGAGTATTCGATCTCCTTACGTTATTAAAAGCAGGTTGCCATATTTCAAAGCCTTGAACTGAAGCCTGATTACCAGCTGTTGGTTTTGTATCGCTGCCCACAGGGGATAGAGCTCGATGGTGCTTAACAAAGGTGAGGTGTGGAAAAATAGGAATATTTAtccaaaagtttttaaaaatagggttgGTAAGAAGAGAAGTGGCAGTGAGCACAGGGAGGCTGCATGGGGAGGCCCCAGTGCTGAGACGCTCACGCCCCCATGCCTCTCACGCGTGTGCTCCGCAGCACACAGCTGAGGAGCTTTGTGCAGACAATCTCCCCGAGTGCAGAGGGCAGGGAAGGCCTCGGGTCCACACTGCGGTCGTCTGAGGGCCTCACCGCGACACCTGGGGAGTTTCATCCCAGATCCGTAATCTGAGAGGGCGTCTCTGTCTGCCGAGCGTCTCGGGCTTAGGGATCCGGAGTCGCGTGCGGTTCCCTCCGTGCACCGGAACGGACACAGCGATGCAGGTGCACGGCCTTCTGGAATCTGCAATCTGTGATTGCCTCGTGAGCGCCCCGTGCGCACGCCGCCGCCTGGAGCGCCGCGCGTCTCTAAACACTCGGAGATACCGGTGAGCACAACGTCTTCAAGGACTGGCGTAGACCATCCCGGACCCGCTTCGCAAGGACTGGGTCTCAAACATTAAGTGCAATGTATATGAAACCAATCTGAGCCTTGtattctcttaaatatttatttttttttaacgtatGAGAGGTTGAAGAGGGTTCTCCATTCATTTCAGTGCTGCGCGGAGGCGGAACTCAGCAATAATTTCTTTCAGTTAGAAGTTACTCTGTTGTGCCCTCCACTGAGCCCCGGTCCTTTCCAAATACTCCAGACGTGTGGGATGGGTAGATAGACCTGGCATTTTTACTTACAAATTTACCTTTTTGTACTTTGcagtttaaatgtttttgtttcaaattctGTGAAAGTGACTTCATTACGAGACTCCTTTTGACTAGAAACGGGCAGTGGGCAGGATGGGGGGTTGGAGGGCTGGAAGGCCCGGCACCCGCGGCTGGGAACGTGCCCCCTTGGCTCCGCTGGTGCAACGATCTTGCTACGGTGGTTCAGTTTTGTTCCAAGAAAAACACCTCGGAGCAAAATGTAGGTGACTGTGTAGCTAATCTGTGTTAGAGGAACTTTGTGTAAAAGTAAACAGGATCGTTCCGAACTTGGCACTGACCCCTGACACGTTTTCTGAAAGTGCAGTTGGATGATTAGCCGTGTGAAAAGATTTTTCAAGGAAGAGGTCAGCATTTTATGAAAAACCAGAAGTTATTAGGTGAAAGCAGTAACCGAATCTTTAAAGTATACTTGATCATGTACAAacagtaagtatttttttctctgaaactgGAAGTAAATCTCTATCTCTTAGAAATAATGTAGCCAAAAATGTGAATCTGAAGAATTTTTTTGCCAATACTTTATAGCAAGTATATGAACCAAAGTGATTTGcgtttgtaaaaatgtaaaatattacgAACAAAATTTGCACTATACCAGATACAGACATCTAGTGAGATTCACAGTCATACTAAGTTTTCAGCACTGTGTtctttttgcattcattttttacttttattaaaggTTCAAAACCAACGCTTGTGTTCACGACCTTTTCTTTAAGGGGATGGGGGGGCTTCTCTGGAATGTTAGGGTTCGGAATGGGAAACGGCGTTACAGCTCTTCAAATGTGACTAAATGTTGAGAGAACCTCTTGGGGAAACGCCACTTGAGCGTATTTTTACTTTGGGTGGGAAGTGGGAACGGCAAGAGGGGCGGCATTGTACCCCTCCCTGCGCTGGGGGGCGGGGCCTCTGCCTGAGCCTAGCCCCGCCCCCCCAGGAGTTCTGTGCTCTGTCCAGGTGAAGggccccttctccccatcccagATAGGTGTCTCCCCACAAAGAGAGCCCAGGAACAAGTCCTGTCAGAGGAGTCCCATGTGTCCAGCCCGGGGGCTCAAACCCTCCCAGCCTGGGTTTGAGAGTAAATCCGCGAGGCCTGCGCTTCCTGGACTGGGGCGGGTAGGTGGGACAGGTATCCGGTTGCCTTAGGGGCGAGACTCCCCAGTCAGAGGTTCCTCCTTGTCCCTCTGTCGGTGGCAGGGCTGAGTGCAGGGACTCCACGGGTCCTGAGTACCCCCCAACCTCAGCAGCAGAGTTTCTGGAGCTCAGAGACACACAGGTGCCGGTCGGCCTGCTGGTCAGCCGCTGCCCCAGGGACGTCCCACCCTCGCATTACAGGCTTTCCCTCCATGCTGGTGACAAGATGAGGGAGGGAACCTACCTTTCCTGGGGCGCTGTGgcggctcaagtcaggatctcagggtcgtgggatcgagccccacgtcgggctttgcACGGAGTATGAAACCTGCTTGAGGttcgctctccctctgtctgaaatataataataacaaaaaaaatgaacttgtCTATTTCATGTGTTCAAAGAGACCTTTtgcattcatttcttttattaaaggtTCAAACTCAGGTTTGCTAGCAATGCTCACCTGGTGAGGGTTTCCGCGGTCTCTGTAATAATGTGGCCGGCAGGTAGAGACCGAGAGTTGGGGTCTACTCTGAAAAGCATTATATTGTAAAAGATTAGTACCGACGCTACAAGTCTGCTTCAGCGCATGCCGTGTAGTAAGATTCTCGCCCACTGCCCGCTCATCTGCCGTCAGGCCTGCTCTCGACAGGTTGTGGGCTGGTGAGGAGTAATTCGCGGCAGGCCCTGAATCCGGCCAGGATGAAATCTACCCACAGCTGACACCCGCACTTGGTGCTCTGATGCTTTCTTCCTAAGCTTCACACCTGAGGAGTTCCTCACCCGGGCGTTTATAGAAACCGCCGTGTGCCCGGGGCCAGGGGGCTGGGGAGCCGGGGGGCGCTGTGGCAGGACCGTGGGGGCCGGGCCAGCCCAGACCAAACCTTGACCCCGCACCACACTCTTCCGTTTCTCAGACACTGGATTTTGGCGTGGGGCACACGCGTGACGAGTTCTCTACAGTTCTGGTGTTGCGGGGACGCGCCTTCTCAAGCTCAGGAAGACAAGACAGCTCAGGCCGCTGGAGTCCCTCCTTGGGTCCCGTCTCTGGCAAGTCGTCCCAGTCACAGCTGTGCTGCTCAGTTCTCATCCTTCAGACCTCAGCCAGCGTCCCTCTCCCTTTCCGCAGCACATCCGTCTCCCCAGAGCTCCCCAGGCCGCAGGGCCCTGTCCCCTGGAGCTGTGGCTGCGCGCCCTCCTTCTCCCCCGGCTGTGAACGCCCTGCTCGCTGCCCCGCCTCGATCAGGCTTAACGCTGCCCGCCACCGTCCGCCGGCGTATCTGCGGCCCCCTGCCCCGCGTCCGCTCCAGTCTGCGAACGAGAACCTACGCACGGTTGTTAGGGTCTCTCATCAGCAGGGCCTCGAAGTGAAGTCACCTGTTCGCGCAGGCTTCTTACCAACGAGACTCGGTTGGCTCTTCTTGTTGGGCCTCCTGCCCCGCAGCGAGATTCTGACTGCCCTGGGTCGTCCTGTCCCCATGCACAGTGTCAGCGAGCATCATGGCACCATGACGTAGGGCTGGGCTGCACTGGGCCATCCACACCTCCTGCCTCCGGTGCCAGCCTCCACCAGTCGAGGCCAGCGGGGCTGTGGGGACCCACCCTGGAGGGACACTGGCTGCTGGCTTGGAGTCCCAAGATCCTGGAGCTGCTGCCCCACACTGATGCCCTCAGAACCTGCCTTTTCTGGGCACAGTGCTGGGTGCCCTGCACCACCCTTCACCTTGGACCTCGTTGGCCTCCTGCCTGCTTCCATACCCGTCCTCATTCTCCCCCACTCGGGGCCTACTGCCCCCCACCAGTCCGAGCAGCTGGCATCCCCCGACCCCTAGCTTCCTGTTAATCACCTTAGTTGCAAAGACCCAACAAGGGCAGGGCAGGTGCATGGCTAAGCTCTGAGCAGGATGGCGGGCTGAGGAGAGTGGCCATGCCCCTGGTGAGCCGCCTCCTGACTCCAGTTCCCGCCACAGGCCTTAGGGAGGGGAGCGAGCCTGCGCTCTCACATTGCGGGACGCAGTAGGCCTCCACAGGAGCGGCCTGCCCAGCCAGGTCTGGGGTTTCCCCGCTCCCGCCCCACCCCACATCACTATCTGCGTCTCCCTCGGACACCCCGCCAGCTGGCCGAGCTGGCCAGAAAAAGGTCACGACGCCAACAAGTCACTGAAAAGATCATTCCAAAGTTTCACAGGTCcggaagcagggagtctgcactTTATTTTACATTATAGGATTAGCAACGAGCTCCGAGTCCTTTTAGAAATCTGGCCCACAGAGAAGCCCCCGCTCAAAGGTTTCTCATAAATGAAATTGTTGCATTTCCTAAGATGCACACAGAGGAATTTGCAGGTGTACAGTTGGTCATTTAAAACCACTGGGAACAAGAATTCTAGTAGGAGttcaacagaaaggaaagaatgagggAAGGCGGGAGGGAAGCTGTGAACCCCCCGGTACCTGCTGTTATGAACCAGTGTTTAACATAAAATAGCctcttgttttaatattttttaagattttatttatttgacagacagagatcacaagtaggcagagaggcaggcagagagagaggaggaagcaggctccccgcagagcagagacccccccccccatgcggggctcaatcccaggaccctgggatcatgacctgagccagaagcagaggcttaacccactgagccccccagacgccccCAGCCTCTCATTTTAAATCCAGCACGTGAACTTGGTACCTGGTGGTCTGCTGTCTGGGCACCCTGGCTCCCCTTGAGGTCACAGCAAAGACAAGTCAGCGACCGCTGCCTTTCCCAGTCCTTCCGCATGGAACCGTCTCTCTGGAGATCTCCCTGGTCTTTAACCTGTGGGTGACGGGCTCACCTACGCTCCCCACCCCAAGATAAGAGGAAGCCCAACCAGgacacctcagaatgtgaccttgtttggaaagAGGGTCATTGCAGTCTTAACCAGACAAAGACTCGGTCACCAGGGTGGCTCTGATCAGCAGGGCTGGGTTCTTGTCGAGAGGAAACATGGACACAgagcagggaagagaagaggacgATGGGAAGACCCAGGGAGGCCCTGGTGAAGCCTGGGACTGCAGAGCCAAGGAACGCTCCAGGCAGTCCCCAAGGATCGCCCGCCCTCCTGCCTTCGGGGGGGGGACCATGTCCCATGACACCTTGGCCTAGACTCTTGCCTCCAGATCTGGCAGATGCCGACATCTCTGTCGGCTTTTTGTTTCCTAGAGTGTTTACGTTTCCAGAAGCACAGCAAAACACCGGCCGGTCCCTGTTGTCTGGCCCGCTGTGCCCAGACTTCCGGGAGTTTCTAGAGCTTTGCCCAAACTCCTTTTTCCCCCAGTACAAGTATATTGAAACCTCTTCCAAATTACCCTCACCATCCCGAGGTGGGGGATTCATTCATACTGTGTTGTAGTTGGAAATGACAGGGAACATTTGCCAGAGAATTCATTTCTCCAGATTTCTGTCATTTGGAAAACCCTCTTAGGTGGAACCACTCCATTTCCCAGGCggtgagagggagaaatgggctgAGAAACTGCAAACTGAGTGGGAAACTAGGCGCCAGGACCTGGAAGCCAAACCCTGAAAGGCTCTATTAGTCAACAAGGAAGCTTGCGGGTCTGGGCAAATGTAACTGGCCCAGACGGAAGTCAGCACTAACCAGGTAAAGTTTCTAATCCCCAGGTCATATTCTCCCGCTGAGATGAGTCAGTCTTCCCTCCCAGCGGCTGGGCCCTGGGGCAACTGACTCCAGAATAGGAAATCGTGAGAGCCCAGGCAGGACGCCCTCCCCTGGGGCAACCTCACCGCAGCTCAGCCCCCATCAGAGCCAGACCCTCGGTCCTACAGCTGCGGCTTCCCCCCCCAGGGAGCCCGAAGCTGCCGGGCCAGGAAAATGAGCCCCGGCTGGACTCCTCTTCTGTCACTGGGAATGCAACGGCAGGAGAGCCGGGCAACGCCTGCGGACTCGTGTGCACCTGCCTCTCGCCCACCTCCACTTCACGGGTGAGGAGCTGAACGCCCAGGAGGACACTGAGCACACTGTGTCCACACCCGCGGCCACGGCGACCTCAGGTCCTCCCCTCTGGCCCCTCCCAGCTCCTTTGTCCAGACCAAGACGCTCTAGGTGCCCAAGCTCTTCCTCCCGCTGGTGAGCCCCTGTGCTGACCTCTGGGCCGGGCACTGCTCCCGGTGACAGCCAGCCGCCGATGTGACCAAACACGCAGGGCTGCACTGTCCCCAGGACTCCCCGTTgttttccttcccctgccccggGGCACCCTGTTGTCATAAAAACCGTGGGGTGTGGGCTACACTAGCGCTCCCGTTGTGACCACCACGTGATCCCCTTACATCACCGTCCGCCCCACGAGCAGCCCATGGCCTCATGGAGTAgagccctgcccctctccccaggcgtgtccccccaccccccgccaggaGCTGAAGCTCTGCCTCACTGATGGCAGAAACCTGGGATTACAGGGAGGTTCATGgtct includes:
- the INSIG1 gene encoding insulin-induced gene 1 protein, with product MPRLDDHCWSCSCAQGARHRGRPGAGAGGLAAKVGDMLSPAALAARRGPDPDPAPARGPRSPGTGGRGAGGGPPGSWHHHLVQRSLVLFSVGVVLALVLNLLQVQRNVTLFPEEVIATIFSSAWWVPPCCGTAAAVVGLLYPCIDSRLGEPHKFKREWASVMRCVAVFVGINHASAKLDFANNVQLSLTLAALSLGLWWTFDRSRSGLGLGITIAFLATLITQLLVYNGVYQYTSPDFLYIRSWLPCIFFSGGVTVGNIGRQLAMGVPEKPHSD